The genomic region GTAGTCGACGTTGCGGGCCTTCTGCTCCGGGGTGAACGCGTGGCCCTGCCAGTGCATCGCCAGCACCAGGTCGGCCTGTTTGATCACCTGCGCCGGATACAGCCGCACATACGGTTCGTGCAGCAGCAGCGGATAGGCGGTGTTGTACTCGAAGTCCCACTCCCGCAGCGTGGTGAAGCCCTCGCACTGCGGATGCACCCCCAGCTCCTCGTCGTAGGGGATGTGCACGGCGTCGGCGGCCGCCCGCCAGGCCCGGATCTCCCCGGCGGTGACGCCGAACTCCGGCGCGAGCTGCGGATGACGTTCGCAGGCGTCGGCGGCGGCGCGCAGGTTCGCCGCGGCCATCAGGTTGGTGAACACGTTGTCGCGCACCACCGCGGTGTACTCGTCGGGCCCGGTCACCCCGTCGATGTGCCACACCCCGTGCCGGTCGTACTGGCCCAGCGACGACCACAGCCGGGCGGTGTCGACCAGCACCTCCAGCCCGCACTCGGTCTCCAGCGAGTCGTCGCCGGTGACGATGCGGTAGCGCTCGAACGCCATCGCGATGTCGGCGTTGACGTGGAACGCCGCGGTGCCCGCCGGCCAGTACGCCGAACACTCCTCACCGCGGATGGTGCGCCACGGGAACGCCGCACCGTCGAGGTCGAGCTGGGCGGCCCGCTCCCGCGCCATCGGCAGGATCGAGGCCCGCCAGCGCAGCGCGTCGGCCGCCGCGGCCGGTTCGGTGTAGGTCAGCACCGGAAGCACGAAACCCTCGGTGTCCCAGAACGCGTGGCCGTCGTAGCCGGTGCCGGTCAGCCCCTTGCCGGGGATCGCGCGACGCTCGGCGCGGGCACTGGCCTGCAGCACGTGGAACAGCCCGAACCGCACCGCCTGCTGGACGTCGGCGTCGCCCTCCACCTCGACGTCGGCGCCGTCCCAGAAGTCGTCGAGGTAGGCCCGCTGGGCGTCGAGCAGCCCCTGCCAGCCGGTGTAGCGGGCGCTGCTGAGCGCCGCGGCGGTCTGATCGCGCAGCGCCGGGCGTGACCGCAGGCTCGACCAGCCGTACGCCAGGTACTTCACGATCCGCAGCCGCTGACCGGGCCGCAGCCCGCAGATGATCGTGGTGGTGGCCCAGTCGGCTCCGGATCCGGTGCTGATCTCGACCCGGCCGGGCACGTCGACCTCGTGGTCCATCGCCGCGGCCATCGTGAGGTTGCTGCCGCGGGTGCGGTGCAGCAGCACCGCACCGCGGTCGGAGTGCTCGTGCTGCACCGGCTCCAGCGGTTTGTCCAGCACCGCGGCCACCCGCGGGTCCCGCGAGGACTCCGGCAGCTCCTCGTTGGCGACGAGCTCGGACTGCACGGTCACCCGGGTGAAGTCGTCGACGGCCTCGACGACGTACTCGATCGCCGCGACGCTGCGCTGCGAGAGCGAAACCAGGCGCGTGGAAACGACTTTGACCCGCTTACCGGTCGGTGACTCCCACAGCGCGGCGCGGGTGAGCGTGCCGGCCCGGAAGTCCAGCACGCGTTCGTGGTCGAGCAGCGAGCCGTAGCGCACGTCGAACGGTTCGTCGTCGACCAGCAGCCGCATCAGCTTGCCGTTGGTGACGTTGACGACCGTCTGACCGTCCTCCGGGTAGCCGTAGCCGGCCTCGGCGTACGGCAGCGGACGGACCTCGTAGAACGAGTTCAGATAGGTGCCGGGCAGTGCGTGCGGTTCGCCCTCGTCGAGGTTGCCGCGCATCCCGATGTGCCCGTTGGACAACGCGAACAGCGACTCTGTCTGCGCGAGGATGTCCAGGTTCAGCGACGTCTCGCGCAGCCGCCACGGTTCGACGGGGAACACCTGCTCGTTGAGCATCACGGCAGCAGCTCCGCCAGGTCGGCGACGACGATGTCAGCGCCGTTGTGCCGCAATGCTTCCGACTGGCCCACCCGGTCGACGCCGACCACCACGCCGAAACCCCCGGCGCGGGCGGCGGCGACACCGGCCAGCGCGTCCTCGAACACCGCGCCGTGTGCGGGGGTGACGCCGAGAAGTTCGGCGGCGCGCAGGAACGAGTCCGGCGCGGGCTTACCGGGAATGGCGTGCTCGCGCATCACCACCCCGTCGACGCGGTGCTGCACATACCGGGCCAGCCCGGTGCGTTCGAGCACCTCCTCGGTGTTGGCGCTCGACGACACCACCGCGATGCCCAGACCGGCGTCGGCGGTGGCCTGCAGGTAGCGGCGCGAGCCTTCGAACACCTCGACGCCGTCGGTGCGCAGAACCTGTTGGAACATCGCGTTCTTGCGGTCACCGAGCGTGCGCACGGTGTCGTCGTCGGCGTCGATGTCCCGGCTGGCCAGAAACGCGCGTATCCCGTCCTCGCGCCGCTTGCCGTCGACGTAGGTCAGGTAGTCGGCGTCGACGTCGAACGGGACGAACCCGTCGCCGCAGCGCTGCCGCAGGTACTCGTCGAACATCGACTTCCACGCCTTCTTGTGCACGCTGGCCGTGTCGGTCAGCACGCCGTCGAGGTCGAACAGCGAGGCGCGGATCCCGTCGGGCAGTCCCACAGATGTCGGCGCAGGCACAGTCCATCCATTCCCGGTATCGCTGGCGGGCATACTTCGCACCGACGAACATACGTGCGCCGCGGCGGGCCCGGCTACCAAATCCGCGCTGCGGGTGTGAGCCCGGCGGCGCCCTCTAGACTGGGCGGGTGAGCTCAGGATCGCCCCGCCCCGTACTCGTGATCGACTTCGGCGCCCAGTACGCGCAACTGATCGCCAGGAGAATCCGCGAGGCACGGGTGTACTCCGAGGTGATCCCGCACACCGCCGGCGTCGAGGAGATCCGCGCCCGCGACCCGCAGGCCATCGTGCTGTCCGGCGGGCCCGCCAGCGTCTACGAGGACGGTGCCCCGCAGCTGCAGCCTGAGCTGTTCGATCTCGACGTGCCGGTGTTCGGCATCTGCTACGGGTTCCAGGCCATGGCGCAGGCCCTCGGCGGCACGGTCGCGCAGACCGGCACCCGCGAGTACGGCCGCACGGAGCTGAAAGTCACTGGTGGCGAACTGCATTCGGACCTTCCCGAGACCCAGCCGGTGTGGATGAGCCACGGTGACGCGGTGACCGTCGCACCCGAGGGATTCGATGTGGTCGCGGTCAGCTCCGGCGCGCCGGTCGCGGCGTTCGAGAACCGGGCCCGCCGGCTGGCCGGGGTGCAGTACCACCCCGAGGTGATGCACACCCCGCACGGTCAGCAGGTGCTCAGCCGGTTCCTGCACGAGTTCGCGGGCATCGACTCGACGTGGACCCCGGCCAACATCGCCGACTCGCTGATCGAACAGGTCCGCGAGCAGATCGGCGACGGCCGCGCGATCTGCGGGCTGTCCGGCGGCGTGGACTCGGCGGTGGCCGCCGCCCTGGTGCAGCGTGCCATCGGCGACCGGCTGACCTGCGTGTTCGTCGACCACGGGCTGCTGAGGGCGGGGGAGCGGGCCCAGGTGGAGCGCGACTTCGTCGCCGCCACCCACGCCAAGCTGGTCACCGTCGACGTCTCCGACCGGTTCCTGGAGGCGTTGAGCGGGGTGACCAACCCCGAGGGCAAGCGCAAGATCATCGGCCGCGAGTTCATCCGCGCGTTCGAGGGCGCGGTGCGCGACCTGGTCGAGGGCGGTGCCAGCGGCGGGGAGCCCATCGACTTCCTGGTGCAGGGCACGCTGTATCCGGACGTGGTGGAGTCCGGCGGCGGGGCGGGCACCGCGAACATCAAGAGCCACCACAACGTCGGCGGCCTGCCCGACGACCTGAAGTTCAAGCTCGTCGAGCCGCTGCGGCTGCTGTTCAAGGACGAGGTCCGCGCTGTCGGCCGTGAGCTCGGCCTGCCCGAGGAAATCGTTGCGCGCCAACCGTTCCCGGGCCCGGGGCTGGGTATCCGGATCGTCGGCGAGGTCACCAGGGAGCGGTTGGAGACGCTGCGGCGCGCCGACGCGATCGCCCGTGAGGAGTTGACCGCCGCCGGCCTGGACAACCAGATCTGGCAGTGCCCGGTGGTGCTGCTGGCCGATGTCCGCTCGGTCGGGGTGCAGGGCGACGGCCGCACCTACGGCCATCCGATCGTGCTGCGCCCGGTGTCCAGTGAGGACGCGATGACCGCCGACTGGACCCGGGTGCCCTACGAGGTGCTCGAACGCATCTCCACCCGCATCACCAACGAGGTGCCCGACGTGAACCGCGTCGTGCTCGATGTGACGAGCAAGCCGCCGGGCACCATCGAATGGGAGTGAGTTAGTCCCTTCCTGACGCCGCGAGCAGGTGTGCTCGCGGTGAGTCCTGCGCGCTTGACGGTGTCGGTGGGTGGGTGTTTACTCAGCGTATCGAACATACATTCGAACGATCGATGTTTCTGATGGTGTGGGAGGTGCTGCTGTGACAGTGGCTGCGAACCTGGATCAGCGTCAGCTTACCCGCGCTGAGCAGGTCGAACACCTGCGCCGGAAGATAGCGGCCGTCTCCGGCAGGGTCGGCGGCGGGCGGCGCGGCGCGGCGCAGACACTCGACCCGCTGCCGGCCTCGGAAAGTTTGCTGCCGATGCCCGAAACGCTGGCCGAACAGCTTGGGGCGCCGTTGCCGCGCGGTGCGGTGGCGGTGGTCTCGGGCGCCCGGTCGCTGCCGCTGAGCATGGTGGCGGCGGTGACGGCCGCCGGTGGGCACGCCGCGATCGTCGGCCAGCCCGACGTCGGTCTGCTGGCGGCCGTGGAGATGGGCGCAGACCTGAGCCGTATCGCGCTCATCCCCGAACCGGGCGCCGACCCGGTCGAGGTGGCCGCCGTGCTGATGGACGGGATGGATCTGGTGGTGCTCGGCCTGCGTGGGCGGACGGTGTCGGCCACCCGGGCGCGCGCGGTCACCGCGCGGGCCCGGCAGAAGGGGTGCACGCTGCTGGTCGCCGACGGCGACTGGCAGGGCGCGGCGGTCCGGCTGGAGGCCCGGGTCAGCGGCTACGAGATCGCCGGCCACGGGCGCCCGGGTTTCGGCCGCATCAGCCGGGTCCGGTTGGCGATGCGGGGGCGCGGCCGTTCCTTCGGGCCGACCCGCGCGGTCGGCGGATGAGCACCTCGCGGGTACTGGCGGTCTGGTGTATGGACTGGCCCGCCGTCGCCGCCGCGGCCGCCGCCGGTCTGCCGCCGACCACCCCGGTCGCGGTGACGCTGGCCAACCGGGTCATCGCCTGCTTGGCGGCGGCCCGCGCGGTCGGGGTGCGCCGCGGGCTGCGCCGCCGCGAAGCGCAGGCCCGCTGCCCGCAGCTGCACGTGGTCACCGCCGACCCGGCCCGCGACGCCCGTCACTTCGAGCAGGTGACGCTCGCGGTCGACGAGCTGGTGCCGCGCGCCGAGGTGCTGCGGCCGGGGCTGCTGGTGCTGCCGGTGCGGGGTGCGGCGCGCTACTTCGGCTCCGAGCAGGCCGCCGCCGAACGGCTGGTCGACGCGGTGGCCGCCGCAGGAGCCGAGTGTCAGGTCGGCATCGCCGATCAGCTGCCCACCGCGGTCTTCGCCGCACGGGCGGGCCGCATCGTCGAACCCGGCGGTGACGCGCGGTTTCTGGCGCCGCTGTCGATCCGGTCGCTGGCCGCCGAACCCAGCCTGGCCGGACCCGGCCGCGAGGAGCTGGCGGATCTGTTGTGGCGCATGGGAATCCGCACCTTCGGGCAGTTCGCCGAGCTGCCCCGCAGCGATGTGGCGTCGCGGTTCGACGCTGACGCGGTGGCCGCCCACCAACTCGTCCGCGGCGAACCGAGCCGGGCCCCGTCGGGCCGGGACCCCGACCCCGAGCTCGACGCGGTCCTGGACTGCGACCCGCCCATCGATCGGGTGGACGCCGCGGCGTTCGCCGGCCGGTCGCTGGCCGCCGAACTGCACCGCAGCCTGGCCGGGGCCGGGGTGGGCTGCACCCGGCTGGCCATCCACGCCGTCACCGCCGACGGCCGAGAGCTGGAGCGGGTCTGGCGCTGCGCCGAACCGCTGACCGAGGACGCCACCGCCGACCGGGTGCGCTGGCAACTCGACGGCTGGCTGAACCGGCGCAACCCCGCCGACCGGCCCACCGCGCCGATCACCGTGCTGCGGCTGCGCCCGGTGGAGGTCGTCTCGGCCGGGGCGCTGCAGTTGCCGCTGTGGGGCGGCGTCGGTGAGGAGGACCGGCTGCGGGCCCGCCGCGCGCTGGTGCGGGTGCAGGGTCTGCTCGGGCCGGAGGCGGTGCAGGTGCCGGTGCTCAGCGGTGGCCGCGGCCCCGCCGAACGCATCACGCTGACCCCGCTCGGCGACGAACCGGTGCCGCGCGCCGACCCGTCCCAGCCGTGGCCCGGCCAGCTGCCCGAACCGTCGCCGACGGTGCTGCTCGACGATCCGGTCGACCTGTTCGACGCCGACGGACGCCCGGTGCGGGTGACCGCGCGCGGGTTGTTCTCCGCCGACCCGGCGCGGCTGGACGCCCCCGGCAAGGTGGTCAAGGCGGGCCGGCTGGCGTGGTGGGCGGGGCCGTGGCCGGTCGACGAGCGGTGGTGGGATCCCGGGCAGGTGCGGGCAGGCCGCACCGCCCGCGCGCAGGTGCTGCTCGACCGCAACGGCAGGCCCGGTCAGGCGCTGCTGCTGTGCTACCGGCAGCGGCGGTGGTACGTCGAGGGGATTTATGAGTAGGCCAGCCGGCCCGCGAACGCCCCGACCCGCTCGATGAACCGGTCGAAGAACACCGCCGGGTCGACGCCGACACCGATGTGCGCGTTGGGTTTCCGGCCCCAGCGCTGACTCCAGTCCGCGATCGTCATGCCGCGGGTCAGGGTGCCGGTGAGCTCGACGTCGACGGTGGTGGTGCGCGTGGTCACCAGGGCGGGGTCCAGGGCGACGGCCGCGGCCAGCGGATCGTGCAGGTGCGCCAGGTAGCCCTCGCCCTGGGACTCGTGGAACTCGAAGTAGAACCGCATCGCGTCCTCGAGCACCGTGATCAGTTCGGTGGCGCCACCGGCCCGTTCGGCCAGTCGGGCGAACAGCTCGGGGGTCATCGCGATGTTCTCGGTCAGGTTGAGCCCCAACACAATCGGCAGATGCGCCGGTTCGTCGTCCCAGGCGGCGGTCCAGCCGGCGAACACCTCGGCGGCGGCCTCCGGGTCGACGCTGATGTTCCACTCCGCGACCGGGGTGGTGTTGCCGCGGTAGTCGAACGCCCCGCCCATGATGACCAGTCGGCGCAGCAGCCTGGGCAGCGCGGGTTCGCGGCGCATCGCCAGCGCGAGGTTGGTCAGCGGGCCGACGGCGATCGCCACCAGTTCACCCGGGTGGGCGTGCGCGGCGCGCACCCACGCGTCGGCGGCGTCGTGGTCGGTCAGCGTCAGCGAGGTCGGCGGCAGCGTCGCGTAGCCCAGCCCCTCGGGGCCGTGGGTGTCCTCGGCGGTGCGCAGAGGGGCGGTCAGCGGGACATCCGAACCCTTGGAGACCGGGATGTCCGGGCGTCCGCACAGCGCCAGCAGTCCGAGGTTGTTGCGGCAAACCTGGTGTACCGGAACGTTTCCCGCGGTAGAGGCGATACCGACCAGGTCGGCGTCGGGCCTGGCGAGCAGGTACGTCAGGGCCATGGCGTCGTCGACGCCGGTGTCGACATCGGCGAACACGGGCAGGCTCACGCCGAAAACGATAGGGAACCGCAGCTACCAGTGCACACCCGGGACCAGGCGCACCGCGGTCTTCACCGGGTGCGGCACCCGCAGCCGCGGCACCGGGCGTGCCGGGCGGCGGGGACGGCGCTGGGGCCGCGGCCGGGGTGCCGGGGTCTCACCGCGGGCGGCGGGGGAGTCCGGGTAGCCGAGGTAGAGCTGGTGCAGCAGCCGCCGGGACAGCTTCGGCGTGAGGTAGTGCCCGACGTCGGAGAGTGTGCCCAGCGGGGTGTCGATGCGGGCGGGTTTCTCGATCAGGGCGCGCACCACCATCGCCGCGGCGTGCTCGGGGCTGATCGCGGGCACCGGATTGAGCCGGTGCGACGGCACGATCATCGGGGTGCGCACCAGCGGCATGTGGATGTTGGTGAACGTGACGTGGTCTGAGAGCGTCTCGGCGGCGACGACGTCGGCGAACGCGTCGAGCGCCGCCTTGCTCGGCAGATACGAGCTGTACCGCGGGTTGCGCGCCTGCACACCCGCGCTGGAGACGTTGACGACGTGCCCGAAGCGGCGTTCGCGCCAGTGCGGGAGCAGCGCGAGCACCATCCGCACGGCGCCGAAGTAGTTGACCGCCATGACGCGTTCGTAGTCGTGCAGCCGGTCGGCGGAGCTGACCACCGAACGGCGGATGGAGCGGCCGGCGTTGTTGACCAGGTAGTCGACGTGGTCGAAGCGGCCCAGGATGTCCTTGACGGTGCCCTCCACCGAGGTGGAGTCGGTGACGTCGCAGGTGAACGCGTGGGCCTGCCCGCCGCGGGCGCGGATCTCGGCGACCAGCTCGTCGAGCGCGTCGGCGTTGCGGGCCAGGGCGAACACCGTCGCGCCCTTGTCCGCCACCGCGATCGCCGAGGCGCGCCCGATCCCGCTGGAGGCACCGGTGATAATGACGTGCCTGCCGACCAGCGGCCCGGCCGGATCGTCGCGGCGGGCCCGGTCCGGGTCGAGGTGCTGGGCCCAGTAGCGCCAAAGCGCCGGGGCGTAGTCGGCGAAGTCCGGGACGTGGATACCGGTGCCGCGCAACGCTTCTGTGGTGTTGTCGGAGGTGAACACCGGGTGCAGGTCGACGACGTCGAGGATCTCGGCGGGTACGCCGAGCTGGGTGACAGCCATGTTGCGCAGCACCTTGGCGCGGCCGCCGGCGTGTAGGAACGGGGCGGCGGTGGCCCGCGGCAGCG from Mycolicibacterium phlei harbors:
- a CDS encoding glycoside hydrolase family 65 protein, translated to MLNEQVFPVEPWRLRETSLNLDILAQTESLFALSNGHIGMRGNLDEGEPHALPGTYLNSFYEVRPLPYAEAGYGYPEDGQTVVNVTNGKLMRLLVDDEPFDVRYGSLLDHERVLDFRAGTLTRAALWESPTGKRVKVVSTRLVSLSQRSVAAIEYVVEAVDDFTRVTVQSELVANEELPESSRDPRVAAVLDKPLEPVQHEHSDRGAVLLHRTRGSNLTMAAAMDHEVDVPGRVEISTGSGADWATTTIICGLRPGQRLRIVKYLAYGWSSLRSRPALRDQTAAALSSARYTGWQGLLDAQRAYLDDFWDGADVEVEGDADVQQAVRFGLFHVLQASARAERRAIPGKGLTGTGYDGHAFWDTEGFVLPVLTYTEPAAAADALRWRASILPMARERAAQLDLDGAAFPWRTIRGEECSAYWPAGTAAFHVNADIAMAFERYRIVTGDDSLETECGLEVLVDTARLWSSLGQYDRHGVWHIDGVTGPDEYTAVVRDNVFTNLMAAANLRAAADACERHPQLAPEFGVTAGEIRAWRAAADAVHIPYDEELGVHPQCEGFTTLREWDFEYNTAYPLLLHEPYVRLYPAQVIKQADLVLAMHWQGHAFTPEQKARNVDYYERRTTRDSSLSACTQAVMCAEVGHLELAHDYTYEAAMIDLRDLHRNTRDGLHMASLAGTWTALVAGFGGLRDDEGVLSLNPRLPEGISRLRFRLRWRSFRLTVDANHVDVTYTLRDGPGSTLTIRHAGDEVELKSGEPTTVPVHPCAPMLPPPTQPPGREPLYRRRK
- a CDS encoding SDR family oxidoreductase — its product is MRYVVTGGTGFIGRRVVSQLLARDPGAEVFILVRRGSLPRLESLAATWDVRAKPLVGDLGAVDHVVHCGAANVESTRAVIDLARRLDATLHHVSSIAVAGDFRGEFTEDDFDVGQQLPTPYHQTRFEAELLVRSAPGLRYRVYRPAVVVGDSRTGEMDKIDGPYYFFPLLARLARLPSITPMALPDTGRTNLVPVDYVVDALVALMHLDGRDGQTFHLVAPKTIGLRGIYRGVAKAAGLPPLVASLPRATAAPFLHAGGRAKVLRNMAVTQLGVPAEILDVVDLHPVFTSDNTTEALRGTGIHVPDFADYAPALWRYWAQHLDPDRARRDDPAGPLVGRHVIITGASSGIGRASAIAVADKGATVFALARNADALDELVAEIRARGGQAHAFTCDVTDSTSVEGTVKDILGRFDHVDYLVNNAGRSIRRSVVSSADRLHDYERVMAVNYFGAVRMVLALLPHWRERRFGHVVNVSSAGVQARNPRYSSYLPSKAALDAFADVVAAETLSDHVTFTNIHMPLVRTPMIVPSHRLNPVPAISPEHAAAMVVRALIEKPARIDTPLGTLSDVGHYLTPKLSRRLLHQLYLGYPDSPAARGETPAPRPRPQRRPRRPARPVPRLRVPHPVKTAVRLVPGVHW
- a CDS encoding beta-phosphoglucomutase family hydrolase; amino-acid sequence: MPASDTGNGWTVPAPTSVGLPDGIRASLFDLDGVLTDTASVHKKAWKSMFDEYLRQRCGDGFVPFDVDADYLTYVDGKRREDGIRAFLASRDIDADDDTVRTLGDRKNAMFQQVLRTDGVEVFEGSRRYLQATADAGLGIAVVSSSANTEEVLERTGLARYVQHRVDGVVMREHAIPGKPAPDSFLRAAELLGVTPAHGAVFEDALAGVAAARAGGFGVVVGVDRVGQSEALRHNGADIVVADLAELLP
- the guaA gene encoding glutamine-hydrolyzing GMP synthase, with translation MSSGSPRPVLVIDFGAQYAQLIARRIREARVYSEVIPHTAGVEEIRARDPQAIVLSGGPASVYEDGAPQLQPELFDLDVPVFGICYGFQAMAQALGGTVAQTGTREYGRTELKVTGGELHSDLPETQPVWMSHGDAVTVAPEGFDVVAVSSGAPVAAFENRARRLAGVQYHPEVMHTPHGQQVLSRFLHEFAGIDSTWTPANIADSLIEQVREQIGDGRAICGLSGGVDSAVAAALVQRAIGDRLTCVFVDHGLLRAGERAQVERDFVAATHAKLVTVDVSDRFLEALSGVTNPEGKRKIIGREFIRAFEGAVRDLVEGGASGGEPIDFLVQGTLYPDVVESGGGAGTANIKSHHNVGGLPDDLKFKLVEPLRLLFKDEVRAVGRELGLPEEIVARQPFPGPGLGIRIVGEVTRERLETLRRADAIAREELTAAGLDNQIWQCPVVLLADVRSVGVQGDGRTYGHPIVLRPVSSEDAMTADWTRVPYEVLERISTRITNEVPDVNRVVLDVTSKPPGTIEWE
- a CDS encoding nucleoside hydrolase, translating into MSLPVFADVDTGVDDAMALTYLLARPDADLVGIASTAGNVPVHQVCRNNLGLLALCGRPDIPVSKGSDVPLTAPLRTAEDTHGPEGLGYATLPPTSLTLTDHDAADAWVRAAHAHPGELVAIAVGPLTNLALAMRREPALPRLLRRLVIMGGAFDYRGNTTPVAEWNISVDPEAAAEVFAGWTAAWDDEPAHLPIVLGLNLTENIAMTPELFARLAERAGGATELITVLEDAMRFYFEFHESQGEGYLAHLHDPLAAAVALDPALVTTRTTTVDVELTGTLTRGMTIADWSQRWGRKPNAHIGVGVDPAVFFDRFIERVGAFAGRLAYS
- a CDS encoding DNA polymerase Y family protein is translated as MSTSRVLAVWCMDWPAVAAAAAAGLPPTTPVAVTLANRVIACLAAARAVGVRRGLRRREAQARCPQLHVVTADPARDARHFEQVTLAVDELVPRAEVLRPGLLVLPVRGAARYFGSEQAAAERLVDAVAAAGAECQVGIADQLPTAVFAARAGRIVEPGGDARFLAPLSIRSLAAEPSLAGPGREELADLLWRMGIRTFGQFAELPRSDVASRFDADAVAAHQLVRGEPSRAPSGRDPDPELDAVLDCDPPIDRVDAAAFAGRSLAAELHRSLAGAGVGCTRLAIHAVTADGRELERVWRCAEPLTEDATADRVRWQLDGWLNRRNPADRPTAPITVLRLRPVEVVSAGALQLPLWGGVGEEDRLRARRALVRVQGLLGPEAVQVPVLSGGRGPAERITLTPLGDEPVPRADPSQPWPGQLPEPSPTVLLDDPVDLFDADGRPVRVTARGLFSADPARLDAPGKVVKAGRLAWWAGPWPVDERWWDPGQVRAGRTARAQVLLDRNGRPGQALLLCYRQRRWYVEGIYE